Proteins encoded in a region of the Equus asinus isolate D_3611 breed Donkey chromosome X, EquAss-T2T_v2, whole genome shotgun sequence genome:
- the CDX4 gene encoding homeobox protein CDX-4, translating into MYRSCLLEKESGMYPGTLRSPAGGGTAGAGGTGGGGSPLPASNFAAAPAYAHYMGYPHMSSMDPHGPSLGTWGSPYSPPREDWSAYPGPSSTMGAVPMNDMTSSPAAFGSSEYSNLGPASGGSSSGSMPAPAGGSLFPIDASTANASSPSRSRHSPYAWMRKTVQVTGKTRTKEKYRVVYTDHQRLELEKEFHCNRYITIRRKSELAVNLGLSERQVKIWFQNRRAKERKMIKKKISQFEKSGGSVQSDSGSISPGELPNTFFTTPSAVRGFQPIEIQQVIVSE; encoded by the exons ATGTACAGAAGCTGCCTTTTGGAAAAAGAATCGGGCATGTACCCGGGCACTCTCAGGAGCCCGGCGGGGGGCGGCACCGCTGGGGCTGGCGGCACTGGAGGGGGTGGGAGTCCGCTGCCAGCCTCCAACTTTGCAGCGGCCCCAGCTTACGCTCACTACATGGGGTATCCCCATATGTCCAGCATGGATCCTCACGGGCCGTCGCTGGGAACCTGGGGCTCACCCTATAGTCCCCCTCGGGAAGACTGGAGCGCGTATCCCGGACCATCCAGTACAATGGGCGCGGTGCCCATGAACGACATGACCTCGAGCCCCGCGGCTTTTGGCTCCTCGGAATACAGCAACCTGGGCCCGGCGAGCGGTGGAAGCAGCAGTGGCAGCATGCCAGCCCCAGCCGGCGGATCACTGTTCCCCATCGACGCCAGCACCGCCAACgccagttctcccagcagaagTCGCCACAGCCCCTATGCATGGATGCGCAAGACTGTGCAGGTGACTG GGAAAACAAGGACAAAAGAAAAGTATCGTGTGGTTTACACAGACCATCAAAGGTTGGAGCTGGAGAAGGAATTCCACTGCAACAGATACATCACCATTCGGAGAAAATCAGAGCTGGCAGTCAACCTGGGCCTTTCTGAGAGACAG GTGAAAATCTGGTTTCAGAATCGCAGAGCCAAGGAGAGAAAGATGATCAAAAAGAAAATCTCCCAGTTTGAGAAGAGTGGAGGCTCAGTGCAAAGTGACTCTGGCTCCATCAGCCCTGGGGAACTACCTAACACTTTTTTCACCACCCCATCTGCTGTCCGTGGATTTCAGCCTATTGAGATACAGCAGGTCATAGTCTCTGAAtga